The Geothrix oryzae DNA window GCCGCCCCTGCTCTTCCTGCTGCCGCTGGCCGCCGCCACGGGCGGCCTCTCCCTGCCGGTCCTCTTCCTCGTCATGGGCCTCCTCCTGGCTCCGCACCTCGAAGCGCCCCTCCGCATGAGGCTCGAAGCCTTCCGCCGCTCGCCGGCCTGGGCCGCCGAGCGCGTCCTGGGGGCGTCCCCCGCCTCCACGCTTCGCCGCTGGGCGCCCTGGGGCCTGGATCAGGCCGCCTCGCTCTTTCCGGGCGCCTGGCTCGGCGCCCTGTGGGGCGAGGCCACCCTGTCCGCCCTCGGCCTGGGCCCCGGTCCCGGCCGGGACAGCCTGGGACGGCTGCTCTCCGAGGAGCTGCCCCGCCTCACCACGGACCCGAGCCCCCTGGGCTGGGCCGCCCTGGCGGCGGTGCTGGGGTTGGCCTGGGTGTCCGTGCCGCGGAGGCCGGCCTGATCACCGGGTGGCGTCAGGCTCCTAGAGCTTCGCCTGCATGATCTCCAGCACCTCGGCATCCACGCCGATCATGCCGCGGCGGGCCAGGCGCCCGAGGTTGGCGAGGGAAGCGTCGCCATCGATGCCCACGATGCCATCCGTGGCCGGGATGCCGAAACCCGCCAGGGCGAGCGCCACCGACCGGAAGGCCGCGTCCACACCCGTCATGGCCTTCATCGCGCAGCCGATCTTGGCGCCGTCGCAGATCATCCCCGCCACATTGCCCACCATGTTGGCCACGGCAAGGTCCATCTGCGCCGGCGTCGCCCCCTCCAGCAGGAGGATCGCCAGGGCGATGCCGATGCCCGCCGCATTGGAGGCCCCGCACACGGCCGACAGCGTGCCGAGGTGGTGCGTCGTGGCCGAGGTCATCAGGCAGCCGAAGGCCAGGGCCTCCTCGATGCGGGCTTGGTCATGCCCGCCCTCGCGGCCCCAGAGCGTGACGGGCACCGACAGGGTGATGCCCTTGTTGCCGGAGCCGGCCAGGGACACGACCATGAGCGGCTCTCCGGACATGCGCGCGAAGACGCCCGCGCTGACGAGCCGGGAGAGCCGCACGAGCCGGTCCGTCCCCACGGGCGGCACGAATCCCGGGGGCAGCAGGGAGACACCATGTTCGGCCATGGCGAGATTGAACGCTGCCCCCTCCCGCAGCCGGGCCCGGTCTTCATCCGAAATCGAGGCGGTGAGTCTCCGCAGCTCTTGGATGCCCATGGCTCCCACGGTGGCCCGCGGGGAGGACAGACCCGCCGCGCCACTCCGGGCCGGCCTGCCCCCCACCTGGATGCCATTCGCCTCCAGTCGCGCGAGGTGGGTATGTTCCACCTCCAGCACCGCCCGGCCTGTGCCACCCTCCCGGGCCACCGTGCAGTCGATGTGAAGGTCTGGGCGGGACGGGTCCACTTCGACGCGGACCGCCTTCCGATCCAGGAGGTCCTTCGCCGAAGCCAGGAGCGCTGCATCCACGGCGGCGAAGCAACCCAGCCCCAGGGATGGGTCCGGCAGCCGGGCGCCCAGGGCGAGGGCCCAGAGCACACCGGTGCGTCCGCCGCTGTTGGGGATGCCGACCGCATGGCAGTTCTTGTAGGTGCGGGGATCCACCACCAGGCTCACCTGCTGGATCGCGCCCGTTCCTTGTGCAGCGGCCAGGCTGGCGGCGTGGGCCACCGCCGCGGGCTCCGTGCACCCCAGGGCGGGTTTCCATTCGGCATCCAGGAACTCGGAAAAGCGCATGATCGGCCTCGCCCTTCATTCCACCCCACCCTCGAAGGGCTTGGGTCACATCCGGGCCTCCGCTACCCTGGCCCCATGAGCATCCAGCCCGGCACCCCCCTTCCCGCCTTCTCCCTCCAGGACGACCAGGGTCACACCGTCACCGACAAGGATCTGAAGGGGCGCTGGACCGTGCTCTACGCCTATCCCAAAGACAGCACCCCCGGCTGCACGACGGAGGCCTGCGATTTCCGGGACAACCTCGCCCGCGTGCAGTCCCTGGGCGCCCAGGTCTACGGCCTCAGCCGCGACAGCCTGAAGAGCCATCAGAATTTCATCGCCAAGCAGAGCCTGCCCTTCCGCCTGCTCTCCGATCCCGACTGCGCCCTGCTCAACCCCCTGGGCGCCTTCGGGAAGAAGCTCATGTACGGCAAGGAGGTTCAGGGCATCATCCGCTCGACCTTCCTGGTCGACCCCAAGGGCGTGATCCGCCATGTCTGGCCCAAGGTCAGCGTGAAGGGACATGTCGAGGCCGTGCTCGAGGCCCTGGCAGCCCTGCAAAAAAGCTGATCCTGTCCCGGCCTTTCGAGCAGCCGGCGCTCACCCCGCCATGATGCTGAAGCCACCGTCGACATAGAGCACCTGGCCCGTGATGCCACGGCCCATGTCGCTGACGAGGAAGACGCCGGCATCGCCCACTTCCAGTTGGTCGGTGTCCCGCTGCAGTGGGGTATGGGAGCGGTGCTGCTTGAGCTTGGAGCCGATGCCCGGGATGGCCGAGGACGCCAGGGTCTTGATGGGTCCCGCGGAGATGGCGTTCACGCGGATGCCCTGGGGACCCAGATCGGCGGCCAGATAGCGGACGCATGATTCCAGGGCGGCCTTGGCCACGCCCATCACATTGTAGCCAGGCACCACGCGCTCACCGCCCAGGTAGCTCAGCGTCACGATGGAGCCGCCTTCGGCCATGAGGGGCTGGGCCGCATTGCAGACGGCGGCCAGGGAGTAGGCGCTGATATCGTGGGCCACGCGGAAGTCCTCGCGGCTGGTCTCCACGAAGCGGCCCTCCAGGGCCTGGCGCGGCGCGTAGGCCACGGCATGCACCACGAAGTCGAGCTTCCCCCACTTCTTCCGGATCTCGTCGAAGGCCATGACGATCTGGCTGTCGCTGCCCACATCCATGGGCAGCAGGATGGGATTTTTCAGCTCGGCCGCCAGCTCCCGGACATTCTCGCCCAGCCGCTCGTTCTGATAGGTCAGGCAGAGCTGGGCCCCGGCCTCCGCGACTTTCTGCGTGATGCCCCAGGCGATGGACCGCTTGTTGGCCACGCCGATGATCAGACCGCGTTTGCCCTCCAACAGCCCGCCCTTGGTCACCATGCGATCTCCTCCGGAGTCGTGTCCGAACAAGCACTTAGGATAGCGCAAAACCGCGTCCCTGCGCTATACCCGGAGTCAGGAAGCAGACTGGTTGTATCCCATTCCAGGCGATCCTGGTAATCCTGTCCTCGCGTCCATCCTGAAGGTCCCCGTGCTCCTCCTCGTTCCCGCCGCCCTCGCCGTCCTGGCCCAGACCCCGGCCCCCCCCTTCCGCGCCGACCTGGACGCGGGGCGCTACCTCAAGGTGCTGGCCGAGGCTGAAGCCAGGCTGCGCCCGGATCCCAACGACGCCGGGGCCTGGGCGGCGAAATCCCAGGCCCTGTCGAGCCTCCAGCGCTTCGCCGAGGCCCGTGCCGCGGCAGAGCGGGCCGTCTCCCTGAAACCCGGCTTGGCGGAGGCCCTGCTGGCCCGGGGGCTGGCGCGCGCCGGCGAAGCCATCCGCCAGCGCGACCTCGGCAGCCTGCGGGGCGCCCTTGGCGCCATGGACGACCTGCGCGCCGCCACCCAGGCCGATCCCACCCTGGCCCCGGCCTGGATGAGCCTCGGCCTCGCCTACGAGATGCTGCCCGGCCTGCTGGGCGGCTCCACCCGCAAAGCCCTGCAATGCGCCGAGCGCCTGCGCCGCGTGGCTCCCGCCCAGGGCGACCTGTTGCAGGCCCTCGTCCTCGTGGAAGAGGATAAGTGGCGCGAGGCCGAGCCCTACTTCCAGCGCGCCCTGGCCCAGGCCCCGCAGGATCCCGAAGTGGTGGGCCAGTGGCTCGATGCCCTGGACCGCCGCCCCGCCAAGAAAGCCCTGGGCGAGGCCGGGAAGAATGCCCGCCTGCTGGCCGAGGCCCCGCGCCTGCTCCCGGGCGTCCGCACCCGCGCCCGGGGCGTGGCCGCCGTTGTCGAGGCCTACCTGCACGGCGGCAACCCCGAGGCCGCCTGGAGGACTGCCCAGGCGCACCTCACCCAGGTGGACGCCCCCAGCCTGCTGCGCCTGCAGCTCGGCAAGGTCGCCGCCGTCAGCGGCCTTCACCGCCAGGAAGGCCTCGCCGCCCTCGATCAAGTGCTCCGCGAACCCCTCGAAGGCGGCTCCTCCGGCTACCCCGGCGCCTGGTGGCGCAAAGGCCAGATCCTGCAAGCCCTCGGCCGCAAAGAAGAAGCCCGCCGAGCCGCCCAGGAAGCCCTCAAGCTCGACCCGAAGCACCGGGGGGCAAGA harbors:
- a CDS encoding tetratricopeptide repeat protein yields the protein MLLLVPAALAVLAQTPAPPFRADLDAGRYLKVLAEAEARLRPDPNDAGAWAAKSQALSSLQRFAEARAAAERAVSLKPGLAEALLARGLARAGEAIRQRDLGSLRGALGAMDDLRAATQADPTLAPAWMSLGLAYEMLPGLLGGSTRKALQCAERLRRVAPAQGDLLQALVLVEEDKWREAEPYFQRALAQAPQDPEVVGQWLDALDRRPAKKALGEAGKNARLLAEAPRLLPGVRTRARGVAAVVEAYLHGGNPEAAWRTAQAHLTQVDAPSLLRLQLGKVAAVSGLHRQEGLAALDQVLREPLEGGSSGYPGAWWRKGQILQALGRKEEARRAAQEALKLDPKHRGARELVESL
- a CDS encoding peroxiredoxin, which encodes MSIQPGTPLPAFSLQDDQGHTVTDKDLKGRWTVLYAYPKDSTPGCTTEACDFRDNLARVQSLGAQVYGLSRDSLKSHQNFIAKQSLPFRLLSDPDCALLNPLGAFGKKLMYGKEVQGIIRSTFLVDPKGVIRHVWPKVSVKGHVEAVLEALAALQKS
- a CDS encoding enoyl-ACP reductase FabI, which gives rise to MVTKGGLLEGKRGLIIGVANKRSIAWGITQKVAEAGAQLCLTYQNERLGENVRELAAELKNPILLPMDVGSDSQIVMAFDEIRKKWGKLDFVVHAVAYAPRQALEGRFVETSREDFRVAHDISAYSLAAVCNAAQPLMAEGGSIVTLSYLGGERVVPGYNVMGVAKAALESCVRYLAADLGPQGIRVNAISAGPIKTLASSAIPGIGSKLKQHRSHTPLQRDTDQLEVGDAGVFLVSDMGRGITGQVLYVDGGFSIMAG
- a CDS encoding L-serine ammonia-lyase, iron-sulfur-dependent, subunit alpha, with the translated sequence MRFSEFLDAEWKPALGCTEPAAVAHAASLAAAQGTGAIQQVSLVVDPRTYKNCHAVGIPNSGGRTGVLWALALGARLPDPSLGLGCFAAVDAALLASAKDLLDRKAVRVEVDPSRPDLHIDCTVAREGGTGRAVLEVEHTHLARLEANGIQVGGRPARSGAAGLSSPRATVGAMGIQELRRLTASISDEDRARLREGAAFNLAMAEHGVSLLPPGFVPPVGTDRLVRLSRLVSAGVFARMSGEPLMVVSLAGSGNKGITLSVPVTLWGREGGHDQARIEEALAFGCLMTSATTHHLGTLSAVCGASNAAGIGIALAILLLEGATPAQMDLAVANMVGNVAGMICDGAKIGCAMKAMTGVDAAFRSVALALAGFGIPATDGIVGIDGDASLANLGRLARRGMIGVDAEVLEIMQAKL